A stretch of the Aegilops tauschii subsp. strangulata cultivar AL8/78 chromosome 4, Aet v6.0, whole genome shotgun sequence genome encodes the following:
- the LOC109749732 gene encoding serine carboxypeptidase-like 42: MAGSWRAAALAVAMVCLVASSCVLGFPEEDLVGRLPGQPVVGFRQFAGYVDVDVKAGRSLFYYFAEAQDHAVGRPLTLWLNGGPGCSSVGGGAFTELGPFYPRGDGRGLRLNKKSWNKVSNLLFVESPAGVGWSYSNTSSDYNTGDARTANDMYKFLLGWYKKFPEYRSSSLLLSGESYAGHYIPQLTDVLLTHNEKSKGFKFNIKGVAIGNPLLKLDRDVPATYEYFWSHGMISDEIFLAINKGCDFEDYTFGSPHNESKSCNDAIAEANSIVGQYVNNYDVILDVCYPSIVMQELRLRKYVTKISLGVDVCMSYERYFYFNLPEVQHALHANRTHLPYGWGMCSDVLNYTDKDGNINILPLLRRIVEHKIPLWIFSGDQDSVVPLLGSRTLVRELAHDMGLPVTVPYSTWFRKGQVGGWTTEYGNLLTFATVRGASHMVPFAQPDRALGLFRSFVLGQRLPNTTYPPIGD, encoded by the exons ATGGCGGGCTCCTGGCGAGCCGCAGCGCTGGCGGTGGCGATGGTTTGTTTGGTCGCCAGCAGCTGCGTGCTCGGGTTCCCGGAGGAGGATTTGGTGGGGCGGCTGCCCGGGCAGCCCGTCGTGGGGTTCAGGCAGTTCGCCGGGTACGTGGACGTGGACGTCAAGGCCGGGAGGAGCCTCTTCTACTACTTCGCGGAGGCACAGGACCACGCCGTCGGCAGGCCGCTCACGCTCTGGCTCAACGGAG GTCCTGGCTGTTCTTCGGTTGGAGGCGGTGCGTTTACGGAGCTCGGTCCGTTTTATCCCAGAGGAGATGGCAGAGGCCTTCGATTAAACAAGAAGTCGTGGAATAAAG TGTCCAATCTTCTATTTGTTGAATCGCCCGCCGGAGTTGGATGGTCCTACTCCAACACTTCGTCAGACTACAATACGGGAGATGCGCGGACCG CTAATGATATGTACAAATTTCTGTTGGGATGGTATAAGAAGTTCCCGGAGTACAGATCAAGCAGCTTACTTCTTTCGGGAGAGAGCTATGCAG GGCATTATATACCGCAACTCACTGATGTCCTTCTCACACACAATGAGAAATCTAAGGGTTTTAAGTTCAATATCAAGGGGGTAGCT ATCGGGAATCCGTTACTCAAGCTTGACAGGGATGTCCCCGCGACATATGAGTACTTCTGGTCCCATGGTATGATATCTGATGAGATATTTCTGGCCATAAACAAGGGTTGTGATTTTGAGGATTACACATTCGGTAGCCCCCACAATGAGAGCAAGTCATGCAATGATGCCATTGCCGAGGCAAACTCCATAGTTGGACAATACGTCAACAACTATGATGTCATTCTCGACGTCTGTTACCCATCGATCGTGATGCAGGAGCTACGACTGCGCAAATAT GTGACCAAGATCAGTTTAGGAGTGGATGTTTGCATGTCATATGAAAGGTACTTCTACTTCAATCTTCCAGAAGTGCAGCATGCTCTTCATGCTAATAGAACACATCTACCTTATGGCTGGGGCATGTGCAGTGA TGTGCTGAATTACACCGATAAGGATGGTAACATCAACATCTTGCCTTTACTTCGGAGAATAGTGGAACATAAGATACCACTTTGGATATTCAG CGGCGATCAAGACTCTGTGGTGCCCCTCTTGGGCTCCCGAACCCTTGTGCGAGAGCTAGCTCATGACATGGGGTTGCCTGTCACAGTTCCGTACAGTACTTGGTTCCGCAAAGGCCAG GTTGGAGGTTGGACAACAGAGTACGGTAATCTTCTGACCTTTGCAACAGTGCGGGGCGCATCTCACATGGTGCCATTTGCACAGCCAGACCGAGCTCTCGGCCTATTTCGCTCATTTGTGCTTGGACAGAGGCTCCCAAACACAACCTATCCACCCATTGGCGACTAA
- the LOC109749731 gene encoding putative pentatricopeptide repeat-containing protein At3g11460, mitochondrial codes for MMPPPNAGRLSDLVRRCAAAKALIAGAKLHAQALVGGHLPQATLETDLVLLYCRCAALPSARKVFDAMPSPSMHAYNILLAASPPLLALELLSGLLDAGFRPDCYAVPAALRACAELQDPLLGAALHGFTVQLGFLSNVVVSSALLDMYAKAGLLVNAVRVFDEMPERDSVVWNCMVTAYARAGMTAETLELFRRAQVEAVNMTRDLRAVPSVLNVCGKEGEMMKGREIHGRMVRSLAFDLDVPIGNTLIDMYAKCGRVDASQAVFAGMQERNVVSWSTLISCYGVHGKGKQALHVYEEMLSQSVKPNCITFTSVLSSCSHSGLVTDGRMIFESMRKVHGVEPTSEHYACMVDLLGRAGAIEEAVGLIKKMPMEPCATAWGALLSACAMHNNVDVGEIAAYRLFELEKGNVSNYITLCGIYGAVGQSDGVAGLRLRMRELGMVKTPGCSWVDVKGRAHAFYQGSIPSYLRRRMFWILDRLRKDMGN; via the coding sequence ATGATGCCGCCGCCTAACGCCGGCCGTCTCTCCGACCTCGTTCGGCGCTGCGCCGCCGCTAAGGCTCTAATCGCCGGCGCGAAGCTCCACGCACAGGCTCTCGTTGGTGGCCACCTACCCCAGGCCACCCTCGAGACGGACCTGGTCCTGCTCTATTGTCGCTGCGCTGCGCTCCCTAGCGCCCGCAAGGTGTTCGACGCGATGCCTTCTCCGTCCATGCACGCGTACAACATCCTCCTTGCCGCCTCCCCACCCCTCTTAGCTCTCGAACTACTCTCTGGCCTCCTCGACGCCGGTTTCCGCCCTGACTGCTATGCTGTCCCAGCGGCGCTCCGGGCGTGCGCCGAGCTCCAGGACCCGCTTCTTGGCGCCGCACTCCATGGATTTACCGTCCAGTTAGGATTTCTCTCCAATGTTGTTGTCTCCAGCGCACTTCTTGACATGTACGCCAAAGCTGGTCTCCTGGTCAATGCGGTGAGGGTGTTCGACGAGATGCCTGAAAGAGACTCTGTTGTGTGGAATTGCATGGTTACCGCTTATGCAAGGGCCGGGATGACAGCTGAAACCCTTGAGCTCTTCAGAAGGGCTCAGGTGGAGGCGGTGAACATGACGAGGGATCTGCGGGCTGTGCCGAGCGTGCTAAATGTCTGTGGAAAGGAAGGGGAGATGATGAAGGGGAGAGAAATACATGGTAGGATGGTGCGAAGCCTTGCATTCGATTTGGATGTCCCAATTGGGAACACGTTGATAGACATGTATGCAAAGTGCGGGCGCGTGGACGCGTCACAAGCAGTGTTTGCAGGCATGCAGGAGAGGAATGTGGTGAGCTGGTCGACACTGATATCTTGCTATGGTGTCCATGGAAAGGGAAAACAGGCATTGCATGTGTACGAGGAGATGTTATCTCAGAGCGTGAAGCCGAACTGTATCACCTTCACATCTGTCCTTTCAAGTTGCAGCCACTCAGGGCTCGTGACTGATGGCCGGATGATCTTCGAGTCAATGAGGAAGGTTCATGGTGTAGAGCCCACTTCTGAGCACTATGCATGTATGGTGGACCTCTTGGGGCGTGCTGGAGCCATTGAAGAAGCTGTCGGGCTTATAAAGAAGATGCCTATGGAACCTTGCGCTACTGCATGGGGAGCTCTACTCTCTGCTTGCGCCATGCATAATAATGTCGATGTTGGAGAGATTGCAGCATATAGGCTGTTTGAGTTAGAAAAAGGCAATGTCAGTAACTATATCACTCTCTGTGGAATTTATGGTGCAGTTGGTCAGTCTGATGGTGTTGCAGGATTAAGGTTAAGGATGAGGGAACTTGGCATGGTGAAGACGCCTGGTTGCAGCTGGGTTGATGTGAAGGGAAGAGCTCATGCCTTTTACCAAGGGAGCATCCCAAGTTATTTGAGGAGACGAATGTTTTGGATTTTAGATCGGTTACGTAAGGATATGGGCAATTGA